The DNA region AAGTCCAACTGGTTGGCGACGACCTGTTCGTAACCAACACCAAGATCCTCAAAGAAGGCATCGATAAAAAGATCGCCAACTCGATCCTGATCAAGTTCAACCAGATCGGCACCCTGACCGAAACCCTGGAAGCCATCCAGATGGCCAAGGCCGCTGGTTACACTGCTGTTATCTCGCACCGCTCCGGCGAAACCGAAGATTCGACCATTGCCGACCTGGCCGTGGGCACCTCGGCTGGCCAGATCAAGACCGGCTCCCTTTGCCGTTCGGACCGCGTTTCCAAGTACAACCAACTGCTGCGTATCGAAGAGCAGTTGAATGGCAAAGCCAAGTACAACGGTCGCAGCGAATTCCGCGGTTAATCGTTAATTGGTAAAAAGACACCGGATTGTGTCGGAAAAATCGCTACAGCGATGGATTTGCCACTAATCTGATGCCTTATAAGCACAAGCCTGGGTCTTCCAGGCTTCGTGCTATCAGAAGCTTCAAAGTTTTGGCATGGCTGTCTTTTTTCACTGGATACCTGATATTCGATGCGCAGTCCCAATTGGTTGTTCCTCGTCTTGCTCCTGCTGCTGGCTGGCCTGCAATACCGCCTGTGGGTGGGTAATGGCAGTCTGGCGCAAGTGGCCGAACTGACTCAGCAGATCGCAGATCAACACGCTGAGAACGAGGGGCTGCTTGAGCGCAATCGGGTGATGGACGCGGAAGTCAGTGAGTTGAAAAAGGGCATGGAGACCGTTGAAGAGCGAGCTCGTCATGAGTTGGGCATGGTCAAGGACGGTGAAACTCTTTACCAGCTGGCCCAATGAACCCTTCGTTACCGGCCTTCTGGGCTGTAATTCCTGCCGCGGGCGTCGGTGCCCGTATGGCCGCGGACCGTCCCAAGCAATACTTGCAACTGGGTGGGCGCACTATTCTCGAACACAGCCTTGGCTGTTTCCTTGATCATCCTTCCCTGAAAGGGCTGGTGGTCAGTCTTGCTGTCGATGATCCTTATTGGCCGAACCTGATGTGTGCTAGCGATCCGCGAATTCAGCGGGTTGAAGGCGGCTCCGAGCGTTCCGGGTCGGTACTCAATGCGTTGCTGCATTTGCATGCGCAAGGCGCTGACGATGAGGATTGGGTGCTGGTTCACGATGCCGCGCGGCCAAATCTGAGCCGTGATGATCTGGACAAGTTGCTGGGTGAACTCGCAGATGATCCTGTCGGTGGACTGCTGGCGGTTCCTGCACGCGATACCCTCAAGCGGGTCGACAAGCAGGGTCGTGTGGTCGAAACCGTGGATCGCAGTGTGATTTGGCAAGCCTATACGCCGCAGATGTTTCGCCTTGGCGCATTGCATCGGGCGTTGGCCGACAGTCTGGTGGCCGATGCAGTGATTACTGACGAAGCATCAGCCATGGAGTGGTCCGGCATGGCGCCGCGCCTGATCGAAGGTCGGTCCGACAACCTCAAGGTCACGCGCCCTGAAGACCTGGAATGGCTTCGTCAGCGTTGGGCTAACCGCCGTTAAAAGATCGCAGCCTCGTTTCACTCGACAGATCCTACACATTGCGGTGAACGCAGGCAATGTAGGAGCTGTCGAGTGAAACGAGGCTGCGATCTTTTGATCTTCAAACGCTGTACTCCGGCCTCAACGCCAACCCCTCCTTCAAATAATCCACCAACTTGCGCACCTTCGGCGACAGATGCCGTTGCTGTGGATAAAGCGCCCAAACGGCCGTGTTGGGCGGTTGATGCGCATCGAGCAGCGAAATCAATTCGCCGTTTTTCAGATGCTCCAGGACGTAATAGTCCGGCAGCTGACACAAACCCACGCCCTGTAACGCCGCATCCAGCACTGCTTGCCCACTGTTGCAGCGCCAGTTTCCCTGTACCCGCTGCGAAAATTCCCGCCCGTTCTGTTCCAGTTGCCAGATGTCCGAGCTGCCGATGAGGCAGTTGTGGCGGCTTAGTTCCGACAAGCTATGCGGGCGACCATACCGTTCCAGGTAGGACGGCGATGCGCACAGGTACATTCGCCGTGGCGCCAGACGTGTCGCCACCAGTCGTGAGTCTTGCAGACGGCCAAGGCGGATCGCCAGATCCAGGCCTTCATGGACCAAATCGAGAGGGCGGTTACTCAGTTCTATGTCAACGCGCAGTTGCGGATACAACCCCATGAATCGCGTCACCAGCGGCACGATGAAGCGCTCGCCGTAAGCCACGGCGCAGGTCATGCGCAGCATGCCTTTGGGTTCGCTGGTCAGGTCGCCGACTGCGCGCAAGGCTTCTTCGCGGCCGTCCTGCAAGCGCTGGCAATGTTGCAAGAATGTTTGCCCGGCTTCGGTCAGCGTGACCCGGCGGGTGCTGCGATAAAGCAGTCGCGTCTGAAGGCGCTCTTCGAGGCGTACTATTTGTCGACTGATGTGGGAGGACGAAACCCCGAGGCGTTCCGCGGCGGCCGTGAACTGGCTGCACTCGGCCACGGCGACGAACTCGTCGATACCTTCCCAGCGGTTTTCGGACATCAAGGATTATCCCTGTGTGGCAATAATGTTTTGCTTTTGTCCGGATTATTCACCGTCGGGCGGTGTATTACACTCCCTGTCTCGTTTTTATTCACTGGAGAATCCACATGATCAAGTCGCGCGCTGCCGTTGCCTTCGAGGCCAAGAAACCCCTCGAGATCG from Pseudomonas sp. ACM7 includes:
- the ftsB gene encoding cell division protein FtsB gives rise to the protein MRSPNWLFLVLLLLLAGLQYRLWVGNGSLAQVAELTQQIADQHAENEGLLERNRVMDAEVSELKKGMETVEERARHELGMVKDGETLYQLAQ
- the ispD gene encoding 2-C-methyl-D-erythritol 4-phosphate cytidylyltransferase → MNPSLPAFWAVIPAAGVGARMAADRPKQYLQLGGRTILEHSLGCFLDHPSLKGLVVSLAVDDPYWPNLMCASDPRIQRVEGGSERSGSVLNALLHLHAQGADDEDWVLVHDAARPNLSRDDLDKLLGELADDPVGGLLAVPARDTLKRVDKQGRVVETVDRSVIWQAYTPQMFRLGALHRALADSLVADAVITDEASAMEWSGMAPRLIEGRSDNLKVTRPEDLEWLRQRWANRR
- a CDS encoding LysR substrate-binding domain-containing protein, whose protein sequence is MSENRWEGIDEFVAVAECSQFTAAAERLGVSSSHISRQIVRLEERLQTRLLYRSTRRVTLTEAGQTFLQHCQRLQDGREEALRAVGDLTSEPKGMLRMTCAVAYGERFIVPLVTRFMGLYPQLRVDIELSNRPLDLVHEGLDLAIRLGRLQDSRLVATRLAPRRMYLCASPSYLERYGRPHSLSELSRHNCLIGSSDIWQLEQNGREFSQRVQGNWRCNSGQAVLDAALQGVGLCQLPDYYVLEHLKNGELISLLDAHQPPNTAVWALYPQQRHLSPKVRKLVDYLKEGLALRPEYSV